The sequence AAATCCCTGCTCCGTTTTGCCATCCACCTGACGCAGTCCCCGCAAACTGCCGAAGAAATCGTCCAGGACGCTTTTTTGAAGACCTGGCAGCATCGCGTATTCAATGATGCCAATCACGTCAAAGCCTACCTTTACCTCACCACCCGCCATATGGCCATCAACTATCTCAGGCGCCAGAAACCCAATGAAAAGAAAGCGCTGTCTGTTGATTTTAGTGCCAGCCCGGATCTGACGCTGCTCGCACAGCCTGACCATGCGAAGGGACTCATCGCAGAAATTGATCAGGAACTGGCACACTTATCCCCGGCTCATCAAAACATTTTCCATTTAACCTGTGTGGAAGGCTATAACTCCAAAGAAACCGGCATCCTGCTGAACATGGGAGCGGGCACCGTTCGCAATAAAATGGTTGAAATCAAACGCTTCTTGCGCGGATCCAAGCGTATCCTGGGCGCCAGCCAGATCATCCTTTCATTTTTGTCTTTCCTTTAATTGATTTGAAGATCAGTAGCATACCATCCTTCGGAAAAAACTTTTTTCAAAAAAAAGTTTCTTTTCCAATGACAGTCGTCTCCAGTTATGTGTTTTCATTTATAGAGGGCGTCAGAACAGAGGGACAAGAACGGGTGGTTTGCATTTATTCACGTAAAAAACACCTTGTTAAATGGACCGGATGGGTGAATTAGCAGGCCTGCTGCAGAAGTTTGTAGGCCGGCACGAAGAAATTATATCGATAACAGGACACGAACGGCGTTTACTGGAAAAGTGGCTTGCCGCTGATGAGCAAAATCAGGCGGAATTTGAACGCATAAAATCCGATCCGGCATTTGACCCGATGGAATTGTATGAGATCGATGCGCAATATCGCGTCTGGAAAAATCTCCAGCATAAGATTACTCCGGTACGCAACACGCTGCCGGTGATCAAATGGGTGGCCGCCGCCGCTGTTATTTTCGGCCTGCTGGCTGTGGGTTATTGGATGATCAGCCCTGTAGATTCAACAAAGGATATGGTTCAACACGGCCCAAAATTACCCAGCCTTCCCGGTCTGCCTTCCAAGGACCAGGTGGTGCTGACACTGGCTAATGGTGAACAGGTGATCATGTCCGGCAATGCCACCATACCTGCGCAACGCGGTGTATCCCTTGACCGGCCGGATAGTTCACAATTGATTTATACCGCAGACGGACGGGCGCGGGATGAGCTGGCCTATAACACCATTCATACACCCAATGGCCGGCAGTTCACCGTAAAGCTGGGTGACGGCACCAAAATATGGCTGAATGCCGCCAGTGTGATCCGCTTTCCTGTGAGTTTTAATGCGGCTGTCCGAACTGTTGAGCTAACCGGAGAAGCCTACTTTGAAGTAGCACCCGACAAGGAAAAGCCTTTTATTGTGCAGGTGCGTTCCGGGCAAAAAGAGGATATGCAGGTAAAAGTACTGGGTACTCATTTTAATATCAGCGCCTACAATGAAGATGATACCATTAGAACAACCTTGCTGGAAGGAAGTGTGCAGGTGGAAAAAAGTGGTGCCCAAATGAGACTGGTACCTGGCCAACAGGCCAGGCTGGCGGAAGGTAATACCCAGTTTTCGTTGCTGCGCAACGTGAATATGAACGAAGTGATTGGATGGAAAGAGGGGATGTTTTATTTCCGCAATGCCGATCCGAAAACTGTATTGCATACCATTTCGCGGTGGTATAACCTGACACCGGTGATTAAAATGGATCCTTCACGGGTTGGGGTATTCAATGCCGAAGTGAAACATACCACACCCTTACCAGTGATCCTCCATCTTTTAAAAGAAAGTGGATTTAAAATACGACTGGAAGGCGGCACGCTGATAGCGGAATAAATGAGAAAATAAGTCTTGCATGTTCTGATTATATAGGTTGGCTATCGTTGCAAGCTAACACGCATTTGTAACCGCCAATCCCCGTATTTGCGGGAAAGTAATATACCGTAATGACGATGCATAAAATGAGAATAGGTTCTCCTCTTCTCAGACTTTTTACCAAAAGTGGTAAATGTATTGTCAGGGATCAAGGCGAGTGTTGATGGCTGTTAGCCGGATAACGTTTTAGTCAGCAGGTGCATCTTAAGGGAATATTTTAGTGCTTATCCAAGGATACTGTAGCACTCTGTATAACGAATGTTCGTCTGATTGCATACATATGAACGTTTCCATGAGAAACCACAAACAGGAAAAAACAATTCAGGTTTCCAGATTTTTCTATGTCGACACCCGTTTTACTGGGAGAGGTAGTCCTGCCGTACTCCTGCATGGTATAGAAGTAATCTGGAAACACTGAATACTAAAGGGGATCTGATTACAATGTAGCAAGAATTTATGTATCAGTACAGGTCTGCCGGCCTGGCCTTTTCCTATAACTCCCCGTTCTTTCCTTTGAGCGAACCCTGTTATATTTCGTTGCCTTTAAATCATCCGCCGTCCCTTCTGGGATAGCAGGGAGAAAGTGTGATGAAACATCAACGATCCTGGTTGCCCAGTGAATTTTTCAACCTTAACTACAAACAACAAACGGTATGGAGATTATGCACCACAAAGGCTTTCGGGCAGACACCAAAGGCCACGCATTCAGAAGGCTACGAGGGACAATTACATTCTTATTGTTTCTTACTTTTTTCACCGTCTGCAGTGCCGGGCAAAGCGCCGGGCAACAAGTAACCTTTAACTATAAAAATACGCCCCTGGCTGATGTGCTGATTGACATCGCCAAACAAAGCAAACACCAGTTTTTTTACAATGCTTCCTGGCTCAAAGATGCGCCCGCAGTTACCCTGCAAGTAAGTAACATGCATTGGGAAAAGGCTCTCACCACTGTGTTAGCTGACCGGCCCTTTGTGTATAAAATCATAGGCGAGTTCGTATACCTTAACCGCAGGGATGAAGCAAATCGAAAACCCGGTTCTGACTCTACCATCCAGCTGCAAGGCAGGGTCCTGGATGACCAGCAAAGACCACTCCCAGGCGTGACGGTAGGGGTGAAGGGAACTTCTAACTTTACCAAAACGGACGATCAGGGTGCTTTTTCGATCCTGGTGCGCTCGGCCGATGATATCCTGCAATTTTCCAGTATCGGTTTTGAAAGGCGGGACATGCGTGTGGATGACCAGACCTTCATCGTTGTGTCCCTGAAACTACAGGTCACCAACCTTGAAGAAGTTGTGGTACCCTTCAACACCGGCTACCAAATCATCGCCCGGGAACGGGCAACGGGGGCCTTCTCCCAGGTCGGTGAGAAACTATATAATCGCAGCGTGGGACGTGACGCCCTTTCCCGTATAAATGGCCTCGTCCCAGGCATCTATTTTAACCCAGCATCGACTTCCACATCCCGCACTGGCATCAACATCCGCGGGCAAGCCAGTCTTTCCGGCTTCGTGAACTCGGATCCCCTTATCGTATTGGATAACTTCCCGTATGAAGGCGACTTGTCCAACATCAATCCCAACGACATCGAAAGTGTAACCATTTTGAAAGATGCCGCCGCCGCCAGTATATGGGGCGCCCGAGCGGGGAATGGCGTAATTGTACTGACCAGCAAGAAAGGTGCTTATAACCAAAAGATGCGTGTAGGCGCCAACGTGAACTTTACCGTTGGCCAAAAACCTGACCTGTACTATGATCAGCGGTACGTTCCGACCAGTCCCTACATGGAGGTGGAGAAAACGCTTTTTGATAATGGCTACTTTGATCAGTTCCTACAGGATAAATTTACCTATCCCGCAATATCCCCGGCTGTAGAAATTTGGGCAAAACAACGGGCAGGTACCCTTACTGCAGCAGAGGCCAGCCAGCAATTGAATGCCCTTACCGGCATCGACCTGCGGCAGGAGTATAACCACCACCTCCACCAACGGAGCACACAACAACAATATGCCGTTAATGTCCGCGGTGGTGGCCCGAACCAGGCATATTACCTGGGCGTTGGCTATGACAAGGAGGTGGCCAACCTGGTTAGAAATGATAATAACCGGTTTACCATCCGTTCAGAATACCTGTTTACTCCGATCAAAAAGCTGGAAGTTTCCGCCAATTTATACTTCACACAGCAGGTAGCCCATACGCCCAATAACCTGTCCTGGGGCAACATGAGAGCTGTTTATGCCAAAAGCTATCCATATGCACGATTAGCCGATGAGGCCGGCAACCCGATGGCCATCGCAAGGGAACATAATACTGCCTTTTTAGATAGTCTTGAAAAACTGGGTTTCTTAAACTGGCGCTATCGGCCACTGGAGGAAATAGGCCTTGCAGACAGGACCAGCAAACTCCAAAGTTTAATCCTTCGGGGAAACATCCGCTATAAAATCACCCCTTACCTCAATATAGAAGCGCAATACCAGCGTGAATTTCAGGATATTGATACCCGGAACTTGCAGCCAGAGGGTATGTTTGCCGTACGTTCGCATATCAATGGATTTGCCCAGTACAACCCCACCAATAAAACATTTAAGTATCCCTTCCCACGGGGTGGCATTCTTGACCTGTCCAATAATGAACTTGAATCCAACAACTTTCGGACACAAATCAACCTGAATAAAGGTTGGTCAGATCATGAGATCATCGCCGTTGCCGGTGCAGAAATCCGGCAAACAAAAACGGAGGCTTACACCAGGACTTCGCTTGGGTATGACGATGAGGTAGGAAGCGCAGCCAGGTCTATCGACTACGTGACGAGCTTTCCCATCAACGGTGGTTTCAATGCCTATATTCTGGCTCCCTCCGGGGATGTAACCGGGACGACCCAACGTTTTCTATCTTACTTTGCCAACGCCGCTTATACGTATAAGGGGAAATACACCCTGACCATTAGTGGTCGCCGTGATGGCGCCAATATTTTCGGCGTAAAAACAAACGACCGGATCACCCCATTCTGGCACACCGGTATCAGCTGGGATTTTTCCAAGGAAAATTTCTACCATATCGCCTGGATGCCCTCGGCCAAACTTCGGGCTACCTATGGCTATAATGGCAACGTATATCCCGGAGGTGCCTATCTGACCGCCGTTTTTGGCCGTACCAGTACCGTGACCAACCAACCTATCGGCTCTATTACTACTGCCCCGAACCCGGAACTCCGATGGGAAAAGATCGGCAACCTCAACATCGGCCTGGACTTCCGCTTTAAAAAGGATATCCTCTACGGCTCTATTGACTGGTACGAAAAAACAGGCAAGGATCTGCTGGAAGAAATTCCACTGGCCACCTCCACCGGTTTTACCAGTTTCCGGGGCAACGCCGCGTCCTCCCGTACCAGGGGCATTGACCTTGCGTTGAATACCACCAACCTGCGTGGAGCACTCGGGTGGACGACCAATCTCGTCTTTAGTTTCCTAAAGTCAAAAATCACCAGCTACAACGGAGGACAGCGTGACGCAGCCTCCATCACCAGCAGCTCGACCGGTGCTAATGTGCAGGGCCATGAAATCCTTAGCCTTTATAGTTATCGATGGGCGGGCCTCGATCCCGTGAACGGGGATCCGCAGGGATACCTGGGAAAATCAGTTTCTAAGGATTATTCTGCCATAGTATTAAGCAAAAATCTGGACAGCCTCGTTGATCATGGTAGCACCCGGCCTCGGTACAGTGGCGCTCTGCGCAATAACGTTACCTGGAAAGGGTTAACGCTATCTGCCAACGTGCTGTTTAAATTCAAATATGTTTACCGCCGATCCACTGTCAACCCCAACTTACAGGACCTGCTCACTTCCGGTGACGGCCTTCACCTTGATTATTTAAAACGTTGGCAGAAACCGGGAGATGAAGCCCATACTTCTGTTCCATCGATGGTCTATCTCACAAATTTAAACAGAACGACCTTTTACCGAAACTCGGAAGCCACGGTCAGCAAAGGCGATCACATCCGGTTACAGGACGTGCGGTTGAGTTATGACCTGGGCGCATCCCTATTACAGAAAGGCAGTGTATTTACCAGCCTGCAAGTATACTTCTATGCAAATAACCTGGGCATTATCTGGAAAGCCAACAAGGACGGACTGGATCCGGATTTTGTCAATGGCCTGGTAAATCCTAAAACTTATGCTGTCGGCGTATCGCTCGGGCTTTAACAAATAAATATTACAACCATGAAACGACATATTTATACGCTTTTAGCAGCCACTTGTATTATGCTGTTGCTGGGCTGTAACAAGGAGGATGAATGGCTGGACGTAAAGTATAACAAGGGAGATGTGGTCCCTAAGGCTTTAAAGGATTTCCAAGCCTTGCTGGACAATGAGCCCATCATGAACCAGTCACATATTCCGTTGGGCCTTTTTTCGACAGATAATTTCTATTATACTCCCACCAACCTGCAGACCATTGGGGTGGTAGAGCGCAACGCCTTCCTTTGGGAAAAGGAGATTTTCCCCACCGATATTAGTGGAGATTGGCAATTGACCTACACCAAAGTATTTTATACCAATGTTGTGCTGGAAGGACTGGCAAAATTAACACCCGGCCCTACTGATCAGGGGCAATATAACCGGCTCAAAGGCGGCGCCCTGTTTTTTCGGGCTTTCCAGTTCTATACCTTGGTGCAGACCTTCGCACGACCTTATACGGCCTCTGCTGCCACAGACCCTGGTATCCCGCTAAGGTTGACCACAGACGTTCATGAAGTATCCGTCCGCGGGACAGTGGCTGGTACCTACGAACGAATCATCCAGGACCTAAAAGAAGCTGAAGGTTTATTGCCAGTCATGGATGAATTTAAAACCCGTGCCAGCAAAACGGCTGCTCAGGCGCTCCTGGCGCGCGTATACCTGTCGATGGGGAATTATCCCCAAGCCCTGGACTATGCCAACAGGGCATTGGGTGGTTACAACACCCTGATGAACTACGCCGACCGTAATCCTGCCGCACTGTTACCCTTCCCCAACTTCTTAACGGTGCAGCCGGAGAATATTTTTAACTGTTACAATACCAATTATTCCGCCATTCGGCCGATAAATATCGCTTTTGTTGATACCCTGTTTTATGACAGTTATCACGCCGATGATCTACGCAAGGTGCTTTATTACCGGGCGGATCCGCCACCCTCTAAAAAGGTAGTCTTCAAAGGCTCTTATAGTGGTGCAGTATCACTGTTTGCGGGACTAGCCAGCAATGAACTTTATTATATTAAAGCCGAATGCCTCGCCAGGGACGGCAAAGCGGCAGAAGCCATCGATGTACTGAATACTCTTTTGCCCAAACGATGGAAGGTCAATTCCTTCGTGCCACTGGTGGCCACTACAGCGGAAGCCGCGCTTGCAACGGTATTGGAACACCGCCGCAAGGAGTTTCCCTTCACCGCCGTCCTGCGCTGGGATGACCTCAGGCGCCTAAACCAGACGCCGACCACCGCCATCACACTTTATCGCAATGTCAATGGCACTCTCCTTTCGCTACCACCCAATGATAACCGGTATGTGTTTCCCATCCCGAAGCAAGAGCAGAACATCTATGGCTTATCAGATAATCCACGCTAATCGTTACACCATGTATAAAGCCATTTTGAAAGCCTTAACGATTTTGACACTGATACTTTCCAGCGCGATCTGTACAATTGGATCCCATCGGCCAGCAACGCCCATATACCCACAGGATGCCGAGATAGAAATCGTCCTGGCGGCAGGGGTAACCTTTCCAAAAGATTCGGTGATCCTAAGCCTCTACGAAGGCGCTATTTTTAGTGGTACTTATTACGATGGCGGGAAACCCTACCTGCGGGGTGCCAAAATAGTGAATGGCAACTGCAAAATCAAAGTGCCCATGCAGCAGCCCATTGCCTATTTTTCCTTAATGGCCCTTCCTGATAGCACACGCCAGGACGATTTCCAGGATTTGCTTTTCGCCCAATTAATAGAGACTGGTGATAAAATCAAAATCAATATAGCAAGAGAGGATCATCCCAAAATGCGTAAAGAAACCTTTCGATTTTCATTTTCCGGGGCAGGCTCTCAGAAACTCGTCTGCCTGCGAGACATGCAACTGGCCGCTTATCAAAGCCAAGGAGATGCCAGGGTAGTGCTGGGCGATTCGGTGATCAATGATTTCAACCTATATGCCATCGGGCGGGATAATCAATTAAAGGTCCTTGAGCAATATAAGCCCCACCTATCTGAGAATGCCTACCTTCTAATTAAATTGGATGTCCAGGCATTTAGCAATTCGCAGATCTATGAAATGTACCGCCAGCAGTTAAAAGCTGCCAGAGCCGAAACGGTACGTAACAGGATATGCTCTTTACACAAAAAGTTAAAACTGGCAGATTTACCCTTTAGCTCGGAAGTCAAGCAATGGTCAAAATACTATACAGACATGATCTCAGGTGGGCAGGTGGTTTCATCGCTGGTAGCCTCCCCCGATTGTAAAACGCCGGATTTTCGACAAGTATATACCCGGCTGTTCAATGACTACAAAGGTACACTACGCGATAAAATGCTGGCAGATTTTATCATCAAATATTACCCGGTGATAATAGATTTGGATACGCTGGTACGTTTTGCCATGAAGGATATGTCTGAGCCAGCCTATAGCCGCGCAGTTGCGCCTTATCTGCATTTAAAAGGCGGCAGCCCCGCTTTTTCATTCTCCTTAAAAGACGTTAAGGGTCAACTGCGAACCCTGGATGAGATGAAAGGAAAGGTTGTATTTATTGATTTCTGGTTTACCGGTTGCACACCTTGCAAAGCCTTATATGAGTTCCAATTGAAGAAGGTTAAAGCCGCGTTCGCAGACAACCCGGCAGTAGTCTTTGTCACCATCTCCATTGATAAAAACTTTGAGTTGTGGGTGAAATCCGTGGATAAGGGATTATATACTGATGCGCATGCCATCAACCTGTATACAAACGGGGAGGGGCGCGATCACCCCATCATAACTCATTATGGGATCAAAGGCTATCCAGCCACTTTGCTCATTGATCAGGTGGGCAATGTGGTTGCTGCTGAGACCACCAATGATCTAAAAAGCGCAGCCACCATCACTAATTATATTAAAGCGCTGTTGGTAAAAGGACAAAGCCAGGTTAACGTCAATAAAAAGGATTAAGGTCGTTGAAATAAGTTCCACTGACCAACGTGATTGCGTACGCTCTTGGGATGCGCCCCAATGGGTCTGGCAGGTAATCTGAGGAAATCGTGCAGATCGAGTAATAGTTCATGTTACACTCATAGTCCATGTCCATGACCTCCCCATCCAATTCCTCTGCGATGTAAAAATAATAGGGATCAAAGCTGAGAACGCCATAAGTATGCTGGCCTATTTTTTTGCCTGTGACGTGCGCGGTGACGGCCAGACAAAGTGCGAGCAAGATCACCGCATAGGCGAATTTGAATTTGTCGCGGTGGATGGTTTGGGTTGGCATATAAACAATTCTGGTAAAGAAAAAGATAGCGGCCAACACGGTTGGCCGCTATCAAATTTAAAAAGCCAATTACGGAAGGTCTGTAAATACCTTGGATGATATTTCTGGCGTACCATTGTTGTAAGGAATGGTTTGACCAACTGTGTAAGCTGTGTTAGATTCTACAGAGCAGTCATCAGTCCTTGTATCACCGCAAACATAACCAACGCCTTCAGATTCACCAGTGATAACGGCCTGCACTACCCAGCCTGTTGCGTTTTCAGAAGAAATACCATACTTGAAATTCAGGTTAGGCTGTGGCTTGAATGCGAAAGCACCAGCAATCGCGATTGTCACTACCAGGAGGACAGCGAAATTTTTGATTTTCATAAAAAGATAAGTTTTGAAAATTAGAGAATCAATGATTCAGCAATTCCCACATGGGAACGCATATATCCTTTTTCCTTTTTGCAGAAGGAATAACTGATCTCTGGCCAGAAATATTTTTAATTGGTTTGGTGTATTGCCTTGTCATTATTAACTGTTTGGCTTGCTTTGTTTTTTTGCCTCCAACCTGACCACACATGTATCAGGGGAGATCCAAAAATTCTCGTTGTGCGCCTGAGGAAATTCCATTTGCATATGGAATCGTCTGGCCAACCGTATACAACGTGTTGGACTCGACCGTACAGTCGTCTGATCTCGCATCTCCGCAGATGTAGCCTACTCCCTCTGTTTCACCAGAGATGACTGCCTGTACCACCCAGCCAACTGAATTTTCGAAAGCAATGCCATATATGCAATTTAATTTTCCCTTCGGGCGAAATGCCACCGCAGCCAACAAGGCAGACGATACCAACAACCCCCTTGTTGAATTATGCATCGTTATTGATTGGGATTTAAATCTACGATTGCCTGGTGGTCAATCAGGATGTTTCCGTTTGTGTAAGGAATGGTTTGACCAGGGGAATAAACGCCATCGGATTCCACGGTGCATGGCGGTGTTCTTGTTATGCCGCAATCATAATCGATGCCCTGAATTTCACCATCGATTTCCTCGGTTACCACCCAGCCAGTGGCAGTATGGGAAGAAATGCCATATTTATGGGCCAGCAATGGCGGTGGTGAAAAGGCCAGGCTCAGGACAAATGCAGGGCAGATGACCATTACGTTTGGGGTTAACATTTTAGTGCGCATTTTTTAGGATAGGTTTAATGGTTGTGAATTTGATAGATCTCCAGTCTTTAGGCGCCAGCACCCACCATGTCAGAATATCGGTTCGTGACTTTACCACCAGAACCACCAGGACGGGAAAGCAAATAGCCGGTTATACTAAAGCCGACAAAAATAAGGTTGAAATACAAATGATCAGGCCAGTCCAGTTTATTGATGACGCCACCGCAGGCACAGGGGATTCGACCGAATACTTTCATCAAAATTAACGCGATATAGATGGTGAAAGCTGTCATCAAAATCAGGCTGCCGAGAAACCCAAGATTTCTCCATCTGTCCGTTACCAACATCGCTGTAAGTACCAACTCAATGGCCGGGATGCCCCATGCCAATGGATAGGTGAGCCAGTCGACAAACGGCTGGTTGCGCATGGCCGTTACATACCTGTTATAATCCAATAATTTGGCTGCTGCCGCATAGACAAAGAGTAAGATGAGCGCATAGCAGCATACATTCACAAGGATAGATTTTGTTTTAACCGTCATTGTGGTTCTTGTTTTATTTCCATAAATAGGTTGATATCACCGGACAAGAATATTCGCTCAGCTACCTAACACCTGAAATAGAGCCACGGGCCCGGCCCTAAGGACCCTCAATTGCAATGGAGCATGTTTTAGGTCCGGTATGCCCGTAGCATCTTTATTCCGAATGTTGATTCATTTAAGGTAAAAAAGGGTATTATCGATAAATACAAAGGGTTAGTTTTGGCGCGACCTTAGTAGCATCCCCATTGTCCGGGGAAGTGCCGATGCTATTATCGCCTGCATCAGCAGCTACACCCGAACTGGGAAAATCTCATGTGTTTGTTGGTTGCCTCTTTTCTCTAATAACGGCAAACCATATATGAAATATGATGTCGGTTAACTACCTTTCCTGATTTCCTCCCACACTCGCTCCTGTCCTGGTTATAGGCAGTCTTCCCGTTTGCCTTTACAAATATATACCACTCACTTACGGATTAGAACACGTTAACCTGACTTTTGGTAGGCGAGGATTCCGAATTCATCATTGTTTTTTCTGAATTTAAGCCTATAATCATTGGGTGCTAATCCGAAAAACCGGGTAAACGCTCTTCGCAATCCGCTTTCATCTTTGTATCCCAGGGCCTTGGCAATGGCAGGCATTTTTTGACCAGCATTTAATTCCTTTTCCGTATAGGCCATCCTGGCCTCCAACAGCATGTTTTTCGTTGTCACCCCAAACAGCCTGGGAAAGAGATCCCTGACCTCATAATAGTTCAAATCAGCTAAGGCCGCCAGTTCCCTGAGGGTGTATTCGGTTTGCAGGTTGGCCATGATCGTCCTGCGCACCAGGTAATATTTCTCTATCTGCTCCTGAGACACCTGCAAGGGCTTGGCGGGCTGCCGGTGCAAGATCTTATTGAGCGCCATGTCCAGGACCTCATAGAGCAGGTTGACAGTGGATACATCCTCGGAGGACCGTTGCAGTTCATGGACCCTGGAAAGCAAATTATAGTCAGCAATAAAAGGCGTATCTGACACTGCCACCGGATGGGATGCCTTTATACGTTGGAGGATCACCCGAATATGGGGGAAACGTAAACCGAACGAATGAAGGTATGCCGGATCTATACAAATCAGCAGGCTGTGATTAGCCGAAAGGCCCGAAGCCACATGCGCCAGCCAAAACGGCACATAATAGAAGGTATAGGCCCTTTCATGCAATAGGATAGTGGAGAGACCTTCCACCGTGTATTGGATACTACCTTCCAGGCTCAGGTGGAATAGTAACACCCCTTTTTGGCACTGGGCCACCAGTTGATTAGATTCCAACTGGGAGATGTAGGCATCATGGATCATGGCCTCACTGGTGGGTTTGGACTGTAAAAGCAATTTATTAGCTCCCCACATACCATATTGCGGCTGGGCGCCTGGGACTTTGATGTGTTGTAACCCTTCGGGTACACGTGGAGATAATAGCATTTCACCCCGTTCGACGGATAGCTGGATCATACAATAAGGTTTATTGCGCCCACCCCTACAGTAGTACGCATGGTTAATAACAAATCAAAGTTCGAATGTGAGGTGATGCTCTGAGAAGAAGAATGCTACCAACTGCAAATTCATTATTTCCGATCACATCCACAAAAGATTTTAGCAGCAAACCGTTAAAAATTGATTAATCGCAAACCCTTGCTGGGCGGCTGTATGCGCCAGTGATGCAATCCTATCATTTTCAGGCAGCAAGGGATTTCTTCGGTTGAGAGACCCGGAAATGATCCGAACGATATGCCTAAGTGTTTTCCCGTAAACAGGATGGATAAAATTTCTTATCTGCGATTTTTGGTGTAGCATTGCAGGGTCAATATTCACTTGTACAACTATACTTCTACGTTTCTACTTGATCTTTCAACATAGGACTTTTACGACCCAACCAACGCTTCGTACCCCTGAAACATCTACCTGGTTAAGGCAACATATGCCGCGGTTCCGATTCATCAGTTTACCTGTCGTTCAACAGCCGGCGGAAAAAACCTGATCGCCCGTGGCGGATCATGCCATCCTGGCCGCACCTTCCGGGATGGTCATCATTAAATTGGTTGCTATGAAAAAAGTTATCATGGAACCCGAACCTAACCCATTAACGGCCATTTGTCAGGCCATTGATCCCTATCAGCCCACCGATGTGGCACACCTGCTGCACCAGCCAACAGGGAGGCACTTTCATATTCGAACCCTTGATGCCGCCCATGATCTGGATAAGCTCATCGACTGGCTGGGTCCCGACAGTCCGCCGATCCGCCAGCGGCCTGGAAGCGATTATCTGGATTCTTACCTGATGGTGGCCCAGCAGCCCGACATGCAGGCCTTTATGGTCCTGGTTGATCAAGAACCCGCTTTACAACTTGATGTCCGACAGGAACCGCTGTTATTTCAGCACATCAGCAACAGGACAGACAACCACCTGCTGACGTTAAACCTTTCCCCCCTGGTCACCATGGACGTAATCAACGATGCCCTGCAGGCAGCCGTATACGCGCTGTTTAGGATCCAGGCGGTGGACACTTTGTTTTTGGAACTGGACGGCAACCAGGCCTTCCTAGGAGGCTGGGTGAGGGAGGCGGGATTTTCGCTGATTGCCGTTAATGAGGAAACCGTTATACCGGTTCGTTACTATCAATTCCCGCAGCTTCCCGGATTTCTGCGGTTACGCCAGCTTTTTGCATAAGTTGTCACTGTGCTATGATATTCCCAGACCTGCACACTCAACTTTTGGCAGGTTATTGTCCCAGGCTTTCCCTGCTCTTCAGTTCCCCGCTTGTT comes from Paraflavitalea devenefica and encodes:
- a CDS encoding MauE/DoxX family redox-associated membrane protein, producing the protein MTVKTKSILVNVCCYALILLFVYAAAAKLLDYNRYVTAMRNQPFVDWLTYPLAWGIPAIELVLTAMLVTDRWRNLGFLGSLILMTAFTIYIALILMKVFGRIPCACGGVINKLDWPDHLYFNLIFVGFSITGYLLSRPGGSGGKVTNRYSDMVGAGA
- a CDS encoding TlpA family protein disulfide reductase; this encodes MYKAILKALTILTLILSSAICTIGSHRPATPIYPQDAEIEIVLAAGVTFPKDSVILSLYEGAIFSGTYYDGGKPYLRGAKIVNGNCKIKVPMQQPIAYFSLMALPDSTRQDDFQDLLFAQLIETGDKIKINIAREDHPKMRKETFRFSFSGAGSQKLVCLRDMQLAAYQSQGDARVVLGDSVINDFNLYAIGRDNQLKVLEQYKPHLSENAYLLIKLDVQAFSNSQIYEMYRQQLKAARAETVRNRICSLHKKLKLADLPFSSEVKQWSKYYTDMISGGQVVSSLVASPDCKTPDFRQVYTRLFNDYKGTLRDKMLADFIIKYYPVIIDLDTLVRFAMKDMSEPAYSRAVAPYLHLKGGSPAFSFSLKDVKGQLRTLDEMKGKVVFIDFWFTGCTPCKALYEFQLKKVKAAFADNPAVVFVTISIDKNFELWVKSVDKGLYTDAHAINLYTNGEGRDHPIITHYGIKGYPATLLIDQVGNVVAAETTNDLKSAATITNYIKALLVKGQSQVNVNKKD
- a CDS encoding RagB/SusD family nutrient uptake outer membrane protein, which produces MKRHIYTLLAATCIMLLLGCNKEDEWLDVKYNKGDVVPKALKDFQALLDNEPIMNQSHIPLGLFSTDNFYYTPTNLQTIGVVERNAFLWEKEIFPTDISGDWQLTYTKVFYTNVVLEGLAKLTPGPTDQGQYNRLKGGALFFRAFQFYTLVQTFARPYTASAATDPGIPLRLTTDVHEVSVRGTVAGTYERIIQDLKEAEGLLPVMDEFKTRASKTAAQALLARVYLSMGNYPQALDYANRALGGYNTLMNYADRNPAALLPFPNFLTVQPENIFNCYNTNYSAIRPINIAFVDTLFYDSYHADDLRKVLYYRADPPPSKKVVFKGSYSGAVSLFAGLASNELYYIKAECLARDGKAAEAIDVLNTLLPKRWKVNSFVPLVATTAEAALATVLEHRRKEFPFTAVLRWDDLRRLNQTPTTAITLYRNVNGTLLSLPPNDNRYVFPIPKQEQNIYGLSDNPR
- a CDS encoding helix-turn-helix domain-containing protein produces the protein MIQLSVERGEMLLSPRVPEGLQHIKVPGAQPQYGMWGANKLLLQSKPTSEAMIHDAYISQLESNQLVAQCQKGVLLFHLSLEGSIQYTVEGLSTILLHERAYTFYYVPFWLAHVASGLSANHSLLICIDPAYLHSFGLRFPHIRVILQRIKASHPVAVSDTPFIADYNLLSRVHELQRSSEDVSTVNLLYEVLDMALNKILHRQPAKPLQVSQEQIEKYYLVRRTIMANLQTEYTLRELAALADLNYYEVRDLFPRLFGVTTKNMLLEARMAYTEKELNAGQKMPAIAKALGYKDESGLRRAFTRFFGLAPNDYRLKFRKNNDEFGILAYQKSG